A stretch of DNA from Methylomicrobium lacus LW14:
CAACCGGCTTGCCATTCCTGCGAATGCCAAAATATAAACCCGACTGCGACCGCCCGCCGCTTTGCCCCGCGCCCGCGATCACCTCTCCCGCCTCGACCCAGTCATAGACCTTTTTATAGAGGCTCTGATTAAAACCGTACAAGGTCATGAAGCCGTTGCCGTGATCAAGGATCATCAATAAGCCGTAACCGGACAGCCATTGCGAATAAACGACCTTGCCGCGAGTCACCGCGCGTACTTCCGCGCCTTCCGGCGCCTCGATCAGGATGCCGTCCCAGAGGCTCTGCATCCCTTTGGAAGCCGCCTTTTCTGAAACCGGCCACGGCAATTGTCCCTTGAGCCGCTCGAAATCGACCTTGGCCGCGTCCTGCTTTTCCGACTGAGACTGCTCATCAGTAGCAAGAGTTTCCGCCCCCTGATCGTCCGCCGGCTGATTCTCCCATTTCGCCTGTGTATCAATCAGTTCCTTCAGTTCATTCTCGCTCTCTTTCAGGCGATTGAGCTGCTGTTCGCCGGACGAATAGTCCTGCTCGATTTCGGCGAGCAGCTTGTTTCTTTCGTTCCGCAACAGTTCGAGCGAGCTTTGCTCGAGGCGGTTTTTCTCGACATCGCGCTGCATCAGCATCGCTTCTTCCCGCTGCCGGCTTTCCAGCTCGGCGAGCCCGGCGACCGACTTTTGCATGACCGCCAGCTTCTTCAGCCGCTGCCGGCGCAAATAATCATGATAGACCACCATCCGGCTCGCCTTCGCCAGATCCTGATGGTTCAGAATCAACTTCAATTTTCCGGTCCGGCTCATTACGAAGTCGGCGCGCAACTGCGCCGCCAGCGCCTTATGATGCAAGGCGATCTCATCCTTCTGCAGCACAATGTCTTGGTGGATCAGTTTCATCTGGCGGCGATTTTGCACGATGTCGTCTTGCAGCCTTTTCAACGTCGCCGCGCTTTCGCCATAGCGGTTTTCGATATCGGCGAGTTGATCCGCCACCGCTTCCTTTTGCAGCAGCATCGCTTGTATTTTTTTCTTGACCACCGCGATGCCGGATCGGACCACGCCCAAGTCCCCCTTGAGCGTGACCTCTTCGGCAGCGCATTCCTTCGCCAGCACCCCCAAAACGATGCAGGTTACAATCCTTGTCCGCATCTCTCGCTTAGTGGGCGGCCAGCAAGGATCTACCTGTCATTTCCACCGACTGCGGAATGTCCATGGCGTTATATTCCTTTTCGAGCGAGTACCCGAAGCCGTCAAGAATTAACAAAACTAAGGGCTTTGGCCGATTCAACATCTTTAAAATTTCTCCCGTCACAAACACAAAAATCGAGATTCGCGCCGCCATCGGCCCGGTAGGCTGCACTGGGGTAGGATTGTTTCAAATCCATTACCCTCTAAAGCTGAAACTAATGTATCATAGTGCCGCTTACTAGGCTTTCATGCGTAAGTATTACGCAAAACAAGGCTACAAAGTGTCCATTAT
This window harbors:
- a CDS encoding murein hydrolase activator EnvC family protein, coding for MRTRIVTCIVLGVLAKECAAEEVTLKGDLGVVRSGIAVVKKKIQAMLLQKEAVADQLADIENRYGESAATLKRLQDDIVQNRRQMKLIHQDIVLQKDEIALHHKALAAQLRADFVMSRTGKLKLILNHQDLAKASRMVVYHDYLRRQRLKKLAVMQKSVAGLAELESRQREEAMLMQRDVEKNRLEQSSLELLRNERNKLLAEIEQDYSSGEQQLNRLKESENELKELIDTQAKWENQPADDQGAETLATDEQSQSEKQDAAKVDFERLKGQLPWPVSEKAASKGMQSLWDGILIEAPEGAEVRAVTRGKVVYSQWLSGYGLLMILDHGNGFMTLYGFNQSLYKKVYDWVEAGEVIAGAGQSGGRSQSGLYFGIRRNGKPVDPLAWYPG